From one Culex quinquefasciatus strain JHB chromosome 3, VPISU_Cqui_1.0_pri_paternal, whole genome shotgun sequence genomic stretch:
- the LOC6041427 gene encoding prolargin isoform X1 produces MEVKLAITFILLILLGPAHGWYYNCFVESNVLMQDGCSMLDFVVTPRTVVDNIFFPPTDINFFRSNFSSFSPALGRRFGEETEKINLYNCVLPSLAVPLTIKQLGVFFASSLQTVLVNYRLGNALEYLSIVGTGVRDIRFVEALTKLKFLRVQKNRLSFVNFERFRNLTDLETIDLSENQLIHLDVGQELIKLPKLIELRLDKNYLVQFEVGMWSFPNLLFLKIHYNMIKSLNVEQLIDSLPNLSQISLASNPWNCGRLNTMVSYLLENNIDYQEEADKLSCRFNLMETISFTTQDNVTHAERILGHMNETASIYYLDAKSAMLEEVRERNDVLIGVINHTSSGLNELEARVNKLRILVQKLKFKNKIPF; encoded by the exons ATGGAAGTGAAACTTGCAATCAC CTTCATCCTGTTAATCCTCCTCGGGCCAGCTCACGGCTGGTACTACAACTGCTTCGTGGAGTCCAACGTCCTCATGCAGGACGGCTGTTCTATGCTCGATTTCGTAGTCACCCCCAGAACCGTGGTGGACAACATCTTCTTCCCCCCGACCGACATTAACTTCTTCCGGTCGAACTTTTCCTCGTTTTCCCCGGCGCTGGGACGTCGCTTCGGTGAAGAAACGGAAAAGATCAACCTGTACAACTGCGTGCTGCCGTCGCTGGCCGTTCCGCTGACGATCAAGCAGCTGGGTGTTTTCTTCGCCTCCAGTCTGCAGACGGTGCTGGTCAACTATCGGCTGGGGAACGCGCTGGAATATCTGAGCATCGTTGGAACGGGCGTTAGGGATATTCGATTCGTGGAGGCGTTGACCAAGTTGAAGTTTTTACGGGTTCAAAAGAACAGGCTGTCATTTGTGAACTTTGAACGGTTCAGGAACCTCACCGATCTGGAAACGATTGATTTGAGTGAGAATCAGCTGATCCACTTAGATGTGGGACAGGAGCTCATAAAACTACCCAAATTGATTGAACTTCGTCTGGACAAGAACTACCTGGTTCAGTTTGAAGTTGGCATGTGGAGCTTTCCAAATCTGCTGTTCCTTAAAATTCATTACAACATGATAAAAAGTCTTAATGTTGAACAGCTAATCGACTCCCTGCCAAACCTGAGTCAAATAAGTCTGGCCTCGAATCCTTGGAACTGTGGACGGTTGAACACCATGGTGAGCTATCTGTTGGAGAACAATATTGACTACCAGGAAGAGGCGGACAAATTGAGTTGCAGGTTCAACCTTATGGAAACCATCAGTTTTACGACGCAGGATAACGTGACGCATGCGGAGCGGATCTTGGGCCACATGAACGAAACGGCATCGATTTATTACTTGGATGCAAAGTCAGCAATGTTAGAGGAAGTAAGGGAGAGAAATGATGTTTTGATTGGAGTGATAAATCATACAAGTTCTGGTTTGAACGAATTGGAGGCGAGAGTTAACAAGTTACGGATATTGGTTCAAAAGTtgaagttcaaaaataaaattccgtTTTAA
- the LOC6041427 gene encoding prolargin isoform X2: MQDGCSMLDFVVTPRTVVDNIFFPPTDINFFRSNFSSFSPALGRRFGEETEKINLYNCVLPSLAVPLTIKQLGVFFASSLQTVLVNYRLGNALEYLSIVGTGVRDIRFVEALTKLKFLRVQKNRLSFVNFERFRNLTDLETIDLSENQLIHLDVGQELIKLPKLIELRLDKNYLVQFEVGMWSFPNLLFLKIHYNMIKSLNVEQLIDSLPNLSQISLASNPWNCGRLNTMVSYLLENNIDYQEEADKLSCRFNLMETISFTTQDNVTHAERILGHMNETASIYYLDAKSAMLEEVRERNDVLIGVINHTSSGLNELEARVNKLRILVQKLKFKNKIPF; the protein is encoded by the coding sequence ATGCAGGACGGCTGTTCTATGCTCGATTTCGTAGTCACCCCCAGAACCGTGGTGGACAACATCTTCTTCCCCCCGACCGACATTAACTTCTTCCGGTCGAACTTTTCCTCGTTTTCCCCGGCGCTGGGACGTCGCTTCGGTGAAGAAACGGAAAAGATCAACCTGTACAACTGCGTGCTGCCGTCGCTGGCCGTTCCGCTGACGATCAAGCAGCTGGGTGTTTTCTTCGCCTCCAGTCTGCAGACGGTGCTGGTCAACTATCGGCTGGGGAACGCGCTGGAATATCTGAGCATCGTTGGAACGGGCGTTAGGGATATTCGATTCGTGGAGGCGTTGACCAAGTTGAAGTTTTTACGGGTTCAAAAGAACAGGCTGTCATTTGTGAACTTTGAACGGTTCAGGAACCTCACCGATCTGGAAACGATTGATTTGAGTGAGAATCAGCTGATCCACTTAGATGTGGGACAGGAGCTCATAAAACTACCCAAATTGATTGAACTTCGTCTGGACAAGAACTACCTGGTTCAGTTTGAAGTTGGCATGTGGAGCTTTCCAAATCTGCTGTTCCTTAAAATTCATTACAACATGATAAAAAGTCTTAATGTTGAACAGCTAATCGACTCCCTGCCAAACCTGAGTCAAATAAGTCTGGCCTCGAATCCTTGGAACTGTGGACGGTTGAACACCATGGTGAGCTATCTGTTGGAGAACAATATTGACTACCAGGAAGAGGCGGACAAATTGAGTTGCAGGTTCAACCTTATGGAAACCATCAGTTTTACGACGCAGGATAACGTGACGCATGCGGAGCGGATCTTGGGCCACATGAACGAAACGGCATCGATTTATTACTTGGATGCAAAGTCAGCAATGTTAGAGGAAGTAAGGGAGAGAAATGATGTTTTGATTGGAGTGATAAATCATACAAGTTCTGGTTTGAACGAATTGGAGGCGAGAGTTAACAAGTTACGGATATTGGTTCAAAAGTtgaagttcaaaaataaaattccgtTTTAA
- the LOC119768962 gene encoding uncharacterized protein LOC119768962: protein MELGAFCGRRFPDSGSTRQRASIRDRSANCWLFISSLPCGSGWNKPFCGRGFTASWTGPRSWNRTAHEEWLESEDEMNEDPTSQVALGHASELNDDLGGPCYQEDKEKWTGNSNSTITPDGEDVFNGNPLGSAELSVFVHVWLNSEEQLEPSSSYIIMNRKYS, encoded by the exons ATGGAGCTAGGTGCATTTTGCGGAAGAAGATTTCCGGATTCGGGGTCGACCAGGCAGAGGGCTTCGATTCGGGACCGTTCCGCAAATTGTTGGCTGTTCATTTCTTCCCTCCCATGTGGCTCAGGCTGGAACAAGCCGTTTTGTGGGAGAGGATTTACGGCATCATGGACCGGGCCAAGG TCTTGGAACCGTACCGCGCATGAGGAGTGGCTGGAATCCGAGGACGAGATGAACGAAGACCCCACCAGCCAAGTTGCCCTTGGACATGCGAGCGAGTTGAACGATGACCTTGGTGGCCCATGTTACCAGGAGGACAAAGAAAAGTGGACCGGCAACTCTAACAGTACGATCACTCCAGATGGCGAGGACGTGTTTAACGGCAACCCGCTTGGTTCAGCAGAACTGTCTGTTTTTGTCCACGTTTGGTTGAATTCCGAGGAGCAGTTGGAACCTAGCAGCTCGTACATAATCATGAATAGAAAATATAGCTGA